Below is a genomic region from Pseudarthrobacter sulfonivorans.
TCGACGATCCTGTGAGGTTCCGCGCCATGGAGTCGCCTGAACTTGCCGTGCTGGTGGGCGACCATCCCGCCACTGTTTACGCGGCAGCCGCCCAGCTCGAGCCGCTGGTCCAAGGCGGGCGCGCGGGCCTTATCCGGCTGGCACCACCCGCCGGCTGCACCGGCGGCTCGGAGACACACCCCGAACCCATCACCCTGTTCGTGGAAAGCCGGCTCCCCGCCGCGCGCATGCTCATTTTCGGCGCCAACGACTTCGGCGCCGCGCTGCTCCCGGCCGGGAAACTGCTGGGCTATGACGTTACCTTGTGTGATGCCCGGCCGGCTTTTTCGAACCAGGGCCGTTTCCTCGCCGCTGACCAGGTGGTCACTGACTGGCCGCACCGCTACCTTGCCGCAGAAGCAGCCGCGGGCCGGGTGGACGGCCGCACCGTGGTGTGCGTACTGACCCACGACCCCAAGTTCGATATCCCGCTGCTGGAAACCGCGCTCGGCCTGGGCCTCGCCTACGTGGGCGCCATGGGTTCGCGGCGCAGCCACCGTCAGCGGATCGACGCGCTGCTCGCGGACGGCACGCCGGCTGAAGCGCTCGAACGGCTGCACTCGCCCATCGGCCTGGATCTGGGCGCGGTCACGCCTGCCGAGGTCGCGGTGTCCATTACGGCCGAGATCATCGCCTCCCGTGGCCGGGCCGGACGGGGCAGCACCACGCCGGCGCCGCTCAAGGCATCCTCGCTCAAGGACGGCAGCGGCCCCATCCACCATCCAGACCCCCGCACGCACGAACCCCGCACGCACGAACCCCGCCAGGAGGACCCATGGACATGAACACCATCGAGGCCGTCGTCCCCACGACAGACCCCGCCGACTGGCGCGACGGCGATGCCTGGCTGGCCGGCGGCACGGTGCTGTTTTCCTACGGGAGTACCGTCCTGAAGCGGCTGCTGGACCTTGGCGAAGCGGGTTGGCCGGCCGTGACCGTGAGCGATGCAGGGATTGAACTGGCCGCCACATGCACCGTCGCGGAGCTCTACGCCCTGCCGGGTTCGGACGAAGTTGCCGGCAGGGAGTGGCCGGGCCTGGACCTGTTCCGTCCGTGCTGCGACTCCTTCGTGGCGTCCTTCAAGGTCTGGTACATGTCCACCGTGGGCGGCAACCTGTGCACCTCGCTCCCGGCCGGGCCCATGATCTCGCTCTGCGCAGGGCTGGACGCCACCGCCACCATCCTCGGCCCCGGCGGCAGCAGCCGCACGGTCCCGGTGGCCACGTTCATCACCGGGGACGGGCAAAACAGCCTGGCACTCGGCGAGCTCCTGCGCAGCATCCACCTGCCGGCGTCGGCCTTGTCGGCGAAAGTGGCCTTCCGCCGGCTCTCGCTCAGCAACCTCGGCCGTTCCGGAGTCCTGCTGATCGGACGGCGGGATGCCGACGGCGGCCTGGTCCTCACCGTCACCGCCGCCACCAAACGCCCCGTGCAGCTGCGGTTCACCGCTGCCAAGATGGCTGGCCCCGCGGCACTGGCGGCCGCCGTCGGGAAGGCCATTCCCGCGGAGCTGTACCACGATGACATCCACGGGCTGCCCGAGTGGCGCCGGGACATGACCCTCCGGCTCGCGGAGGAGATCCGTGCGGAACTGCTGGAGGAACGGCTCACCGTGTCGGGCGATTTCTGGACCGGCCAGCCGCACGCCACGTCGCCGCAGCCGAGCGCGCAACCCGACACAGCACAGAACCAGCAGCAGAAGGAGGCCTGAGCATGGCAATCGAAATCAACGGCACCGCCACCCCGGCCATACCCCGCCCGGGCCAGTGCCTGCGCACGTTCCTGCGCGAACAAGGCAATTTCGGCGTCAAAAAAGGCTGCGACGGCGGCGACTGCGGTGCCTGCACCGTGCACGTGGACGGCACCCCCGTGCACAGCTGCATCTACCCGGCCGTCCGCGCCGACGGCAAGGCCGTCACCACCATCGAAGGCCTCGCCCAGGGCGGTGCGCTGCACCCCGTGCAGGAGCAGTTCCTGGCCGAACAGGGCTTCCAGTGCGGCTTCTGCACCGCCGGCATGATGATGACCGCGGCCACCTTCGACAACGAACAGAAAGCCAACCTGCCCCGCAGCCTCAAGGGCAACCTCTGCCGCTGCACCGGCTACCGTTCCATCGCGGACGCAGTGTGCGGGACCCACACGCACGACGGCGGCGCGGCAGCTGGCGCGGTCCGTCCGGCTTCCGCAGCCGGAACCACCGCGGCCGGAACCACCGCCACGAGCAATACCGCCGCCGGCACCACGGCTTCCCGGGCCGGGCAGATCGGCGACAACGTGCCCGCCCCGGCGGGCCTCGCCGTCGTCACCGGCACCGCCCGCTACACACTCGATGTCCCGGCCGAAGAACTGACAGGCCTGCTCCACCTGAAGCTGCTCCGCTCACCCCACGCGCACGCGCGAATTGTCTCCATCGACAGGACTGCCGCGCTCCAGGTGCCCGGCGTCGTCGCGGTCTTCACGCACGAGGATGCCCCGGCGCAGCACTTCTCCACCGCCCAGCACGAGCTCTACACGGACGATCCCGACGATACCCGCGTCTTCGATGACGTGGTGCGGTTCATTGGCCAGCGGGTGGCCGCCGTCGTGGCCGAATCGGTGGGTGCCGCCGAGGCCGGGGCCCG
It encodes:
- a CDS encoding FAD binding domain-containing protein translates to MDMNTIEAVVPTTDPADWRDGDAWLAGGTVLFSYGSTVLKRLLDLGEAGWPAVTVSDAGIELAATCTVAELYALPGSDEVAGREWPGLDLFRPCCDSFVASFKVWYMSTVGGNLCTSLPAGPMISLCAGLDATATILGPGGSSRTVPVATFITGDGQNSLALGELLRSIHLPASALSAKVAFRRLSLSNLGRSGVLLIGRRDADGGLVLTVTAATKRPVQLRFTAAKMAGPAALAAAVGKAIPAELYHDDIHGLPEWRRDMTLRLAEEIRAELLEERLTVSGDFWTGQPHATSPQPSAQPDTAQNQQQKEA
- a CDS encoding XdhC family protein — its product is MLDLIPSLGGWRAAVSGQRCAVATIVAAGGSVPRPLGTSMLVSERGDVLGSLSGGCVEGAVVDAALEAMRDGGSRLESFGYSAEDAFAVGLSCGGELEVHIQPLGVGSPELSVLRGFGDAGRNVAEGPAARGLAALAVIRRLDAGGGVVVVDDPVRFRAMESPELAVLVGDHPATVYAAAAQLEPLVQGGRAGLIRLAPPAGCTGGSETHPEPITLFVESRLPAARMLIFGANDFGAALLPAGKLLGYDVTLCDARPAFSNQGRFLAADQVVTDWPHRYLAAEAAAGRVDGRTVVCVLTHDPKFDIPLLETALGLGLAYVGAMGSRRSHRQRIDALLADGTPAEALERLHSPIGLDLGAVTPAEVAVSITAEIIASRGRAGRGSTTPAPLKASSLKDGSGPIHHPDPRTHEPRTHEPRQEDPWT